From Pan troglodytes isolate AG18354 chromosome 9, NHGRI_mPanTro3-v2.0_pri, whole genome shotgun sequence, the proteins below share one genomic window:
- the CDC42BPG gene encoding serine/threonine-protein kinase MRCK gamma isoform X1, translating to MERRLRALEQLARGEAGGCPGLDGLLDLLLALHHELSSGPLRRERSVAQFLSWASPFVSKVKELRLQRDDFEILKVIGRGAFGEVTVVRQRDTGQIFAMKMLHKWEMLKRAETACFREERDVLVKGDSRWVTTLHYAFQDEEYLYLVMDYYAGGDLLTLLSRFEDRLPPELAQFYLAEMVLAIHSLHQLGYVHRDVKPDNVLLDVNGHIRLADFGSCLRLNTNGMVDSSVAVGTPDYISPEILQAMEEGKGHYGPQCDWWSLGVCAYELLFGETPFYAESLVETYGKIMNHEDHLQFPPDVPDVPASAQDLIRQLLCRQEERLGRGGLDDFRNHPFFEGVDWERLASSTAPYIPELRGPMDTSNFDVDDDTLNHPGTLPPPSHGAFSGHHLPFVGFTYTSGSHSPESRSEAWAALERKLQCLEQEKVELSRKHQEALHAPTDHRELEQLRKEVQTLWDRLPEMLRDKASLSQTDGPPAGSPGQDSDLRQELDRLHRELAEGRAGLQAQEQELCRAQGQQEELLQRLQEAQEREAATASQTRALSSQLEEARAAQRELEAQVSSLSRQVTQLQGQWEQRLEESSQAKTIHTASETNGMGPPEGGPQEAQLRKEVAALREQLEQAHSHRPSGKEEALCQLQEENRRLSREQERLEAELAQEQESKQRLEGERRETESNWEAQLADILSWVNDEKVSRGYLQALATKMAEELESLRNVGTQTLPARPLDHQWKARRLQKMEASARLELQSALEAEIRAKQGLQERLTQVQEAQLQAERRLQEAEKQSQALQQELAMLREELRARGPVDTKPSNSLIPFLSFRSSEKDSAKDPGISGEATRHGGEPDLRPEGQRSLRMGAVFPRAPTANTASTEGLPAKGWGMGPWEALGNGCPPPQPGSHTLRPRSFPSPTKCLRCTSLMLGLGRQGLGCDACGYFCHTTCAPQAPPCPVPPDLLCTALGVHPETGTGTAYEGFLSVPRPSGVRRGWQRVFAALSDSRLLLFDAPDPRLSPPSRALLQVLDLRDPQFSATPVLASDVIHAQSRDLPRIFRVTTSQLAVPPTTCTVLLLAESEGERERWLQVLGELQRLLLDVRPRPRPVYTLKEAYDNGLPLLPHTLCAAILDQDRLALGTEEGLFVIHLRSNDIFQVGECRRVQQLTLSPSAGLLVVLCGRGPSVRLFALAELENIEVAGAKIPESRGCQALAAGSILQARTPVLCVAVKRQVLCYQLGPGPGPWQRRIRELQAPATVQSLGLLGDRLCVGAAGGFALYPLLNEAAPLALGAGLVPEELPPSRGGLGEALGAVELSLSEFLLLFTTAGIYVDGAGRKSRGQELLWPAAPMGWGYAAPYLTVFSENSIDVFDVRRAEWVQTVPLKKVRPLNPEGSLFLYGTEKVRLTYLRNQLAEKDEFDIPDLTDNSRRQLFRTKSKRRFFFRVSEEQQKQQRREMLKDPFVRSKLISPPTNFNHLVHVGPANGRPGARDKSPAPEEKGRVARGSGPQRPHSFSEALRRPASMGSEGLGGDADPMKRKPWTSLSSESVSCPQGSLSPATSLMQVSERPRSLPLSPELESSP from the exons ATGGAGCGGCGGCTGCGCGCGCTGGAGCAGCTGGCGCGGGGCGAGGCCGGCGGCTGCCCGGGGCTCGACGGCCTCCTAGATCTGCTGCTGGCGCTGCACCACGAGCTCAGCAGCGGCCCCCTACGGCGGGAGCGCAGCGTGGCGCAGTTCCTGAGCTGGG CCAGCCCCTTCGTATCAAAGGTGAAAGAACTGCGTCTGCAGAGAGATGACTTTGAGATCTTGAAGGTGATCGGCCGAGGAGCCTTTGGGGAG GTCACCGTGGTGAGGCAGAGGGACACTGGGCAGATTTTTGCCATGAAAATGCTGCACAAGTGGGAGATGCTGAAGAGGGCTGAG ACAGCCTGTTTCCGGGAGGAGCGGGATGTGCTTGTGAAAGGGGACAGCCGCTGGGTGACCACTCTGCACTATGCCTTCCAAGACGAGGAGTACCTG TACCTTGTGATGGACTACTATGCCGGTGGAGACCTCCTGACGCTGCTGAGCCGCTTCGAGGACCGTCTCCCGCCCGAGCTGGCCCAGTTCTACCTGGCTGAGATGGTGCTGGCCATCCACTCGCTGCACCAGCTGGGTTATGTCCACAG GGATGTCAAGCCAGACAACGTCCTGCTGGATGTGAACGGTCACATTCGCCTGGCTGACTTCGGCTCCTGCCTGCGTCTCAACACCAACGGCATG gTGGATTCATCAGTGGCAGTAGGGACGCCGGACTATATCTCCCCTGAGATCCTGCAGGCCATGGAGGAGGGCAAGGGCCACTACGGCCCACAGTGTGACTGGTGGTCGCTTGGAGTCTGCGCCTATGAGCTGCTCTTTGGGGAGACGCCCTTCTATGCTGAGTCCTTGGTGGAAACCTACGGCAAGATCATGAACCACGAG GACCACCTGCAGTTCCCCCCGGACGTGCCTGACGTGCCAGCCAGCGCCCAAGACCTGATCCGCCAGCTGCTGTGTCGCCAGGAAGAGCGGCTAGGCCGTGGTGGGCTGGACGACTTCCGGAACCATCCTTTCTTCGAAGGCGTGGACTGGGAGCGGCTGGCGAGCAGCACGGCCCCCTATATTCCTGAGCTGCGGGGGCCCATGGACACCTCCAACTTTGATGTGGATGACGACACCCTCAACCATCCA GGGACCCTGCCACCGCCCTCCCACGGGGCCTTCTCCGGCCACCACCTGCCATTCGTGGGCTTCACCTACACCTCAGGCAG TCACAGTCCTGAGAGCAGATCTGAGGCTTGGGCTGCCCTGGAGCGGAAGCTCCAGTGTCTGGAGCAGGAGAAGGTGGAGCTGAGCAGGAAGCACCAAG AGGCCCTGCACGCCCCCACAGACCATCGGGAGCTGGAGCAGCTACGGAAGGAAGTGCAGACTCTGTGGGACAGGCTGCCAG AGATGCTGAGGGACAAGGCCTCATTGTCCCAGACGGATGGGCCCCCAGCTGGTAGCCCAGGTCAGGACAGTGACCTACGGCAGGAGCTTGACCGACTTCACCGG GAGCTGGCCGAGGGTCGGGCAGGGctgcaggctcaggagcaggagCTCTGCAGGGCCcaggggcagcaggaggagcTGCTTCAGAGGCTACAGGAGGCCCAGGAGAGAGAGGCGGCCACAGCTAGCCAGACCCGGGCCCTGAGCTCCCAGCTGGAGGAAGCCCGGGCTGCCCAGAGGGAG CTGGAGGCCCAGGTGTCCTCCCTGAGCCGGCAGGTGACGCAGCTGCAGGGACAGTGGGAGCAACGCCTTGAGGAGTCGTCCCAGGCCAAG ACCATCCACACAGCCTCTGAGACCAACGGGATGGGACCCCCCGAGGGTGGGCCTCAGGAGGCCCAACTGAGGAAGGAGGTGGCCGCCCTGCGAGAGCAGCTGGAGCAGGCCCACAGCCACAG GCCGAGTGGTAAGGAGGAGGCTCTGTGCCAGCTGCAGGAGGAAAACCGGAGGCTGAGCCGGGAGCAGGAGCGG CTAGAAGCAGAGCTGGCCCAGGAGCAGGAGAGCAAGCAGCGGCTGGAGGGTGAGCGGCGGGAGACGGAGAGCAACTGGGAGGCCCAGCTCGCCGACATCCTCAGCTG GGTGAACGATGAGAAGGTCTCAAGAGGCTACCTGCAGGCCCTGGCCACCAAGATGGCAGAGGAGCTGGAGTCCTTGAGGAACGTAGGCACCCAGACGCTCCCTGCCCGGCCACTG GACCACCAGTGGAAGGCGCGGCGACTGCAGAAGATGGAGGCCTCGGCCAGGCTGGAGCTGCAGTCAGCGCTGGAGGCCGAGATCCGCGCCAAGCAGGGCCTGCAGGAACGGCTGACGCAGGTGCAGGAGGCCCAGCTGCAGGCTGAGCG CCGTCTGCAGGAGGCCGAGAAGCAGAGCCAGGCCCTGCAACAGGAGCTCGCCATGCTGCGGGAGGAGCTGCGGGCCCGTGGGCCAGTGG ACACCAAGCCCTCAAACTCCCTGATTCCCTTCCTGTCCTTCCGGAGCTCAGAG aAGGATTCTGCCAAGGACCCTGGCATCTCAGGAGAGGCCACAAGGCATGGAGGAGAGCCAGATCTGAGGCCGGAGGGCCAACGCAGCCTGCGCATGGGG GCTGTGTTCCCCAGAGCACCCACTGCCAACACAGCCTCTACAGAAGGTCTTCCTGCTAAG GGATGGGGCATGGGGCCCTGGGAGGCCTTGGGTAATGGCTGTCCCCCTCCCCAGCCCGGCTCACACACGCTGCGCCCCCGGAGCTTCCCATCCCCGACCAAGTGTCTCCGCTGCACCTCGCTGATGCTGGGCCTGGGCCGCCAGGGCCTGGGTTGTGATG CCTGCGGCTACTTTTGTCACACAACCTGTGCCCCACAGGCCCCACCCTGCCCCGTGCCCCCTGACCTCCTCTGCACAGCCCTGGGAGTACACCCCGAAACAGGCACAGGCACTGCCTATGAGGGCTTTCTGTCG GTGCCGCGGCCCTCAGGTGTCCGGCGGGGCTGGCAGCGCGTGTTTGCTGCCCTGAGTGACTCACGCCTGCTGCTGTTTGATGCCCCTGACCCGAGGCTCAGCCCACCCAGCAGGGCCCTCCTGCAGGTCCTAGATCTGAG GGACCCCCAGTTCTCAGCTACCCCCGTCCTGGCCTCTGATGTCATCCATGCCCAATCCAGGGACCTGCCACGCATCTTTAGG GTGACAACCTCCCAGCTGGCAGTGCCACCCACCACGTGCACTGTGCTGCTGCTGGCAGAGAGCGAGGGGGAGCGGGAACGCTGGCTGCAGGTGCTGGGTGAGCTGCAGCGGCTGCTGCTGGACGTGCGGCCAAGACCCCGGCCCGTGTACACACTCAAGGAGGCTTACGACAACGGGCTGCCGCTGCTGCCTCACACGCTCTGCGCTGCCATCCTCG ACCAGGATCGACTTGCGCTTGGCACCGAGGAGGGGCTCTTTGTCATCCATCTGCGCAGCAACG ACATCTTCCAGGTGGGGGAGTGCCGGCGCGTGCAGCAGCTGACCTTGAGCCCCAGTGCAGGCCTGCTGGTCGTGCTGTGTGGCCGCGGCCCCAGCGTGCGTCTCTTTGCCCTGGCGGAGCTGGAGAACATAGAGGTAGCAGGTGCCAAGATCCCCGAGTCTCGAGGCTGCCAGGCGCTGGCAGCTGGAAGCATCCTGCAGGCCCGCACCCCGGTGCTCTGTGTAGCCGTCAAGCGCCAGGTGCTCTGCTACCAGCTGGGCCCGGGCCCTGGGCCCTGGCAGCGCCGCATCCGTGagctgcaggcacctgccactgtgcagAGCCTGGGGCTGCTGGGCGACCGGCTATGTGTGGGCGCCGCCGGTGGCTTTGCACTCTACCCGCTGCTCAACGAGGCTGCGCCGTTGGCGCTGGGGGCCGGTTTGGTGCCTGAGGAGCTGCCACCATCCCGCGGGGGCCTGGGTGAGGCACTGGGTGCCGTGGAGCTTAGCCTCAGCGAGTTCCTGCTACTCTTCACCACTGCTGGCATCTACGTGGATGGCGCAGGCCGCAAGTCTCGTGGCCAAGAGCTGTTGTGGCCAGCAGCGCCCATGGGCTGGG GGTATGCGGCCCCCTACCTGACAGTGTTCAGCGAGAACTCCATCGATGTGTTTGACGTGAGGAGGGCAGAATGGGTGCAGACCGTGCCGCTCAAGAAG GTGCGGCCCCTCAATCCAGAGGGCTCCCTGTTCCTCTACGGCACCGAGAAGGTCCGCCTGACCTACCTCAGGAACCAGCTGGCAG AGAAGGACGAGTTCGACATCCCGGACCTCACCGACAACAGCCGGCGCCAGCTGTTCCGCACCAAGAGCAAGCGCCGCTTCTTTTTCCGCGTGTCGGAggagcagcagaagcagcagcgcAG GGAGATGCTGAAGGACCCTTTTGTGCGCTCCAAGCTCATCTCGCCGCCTACCAACTTCAACCACCTAGTACACGTGGGCCCTGCCAACGGGCGGCCCGGCGCCAGGGACAAGTCCCCG GCTCCCGAAGAGAAGGGCCGAGTTGCCCGCGGCTCCGGCCCACAGCGGCCCCACAGCTTCTCCGAGGCGTTGCGGCGCCCAGCCTCCATGGGCAGCGAAGGCCTCGGTGGAGAC
- the CDC42BPG gene encoding serine/threonine-protein kinase MRCK gamma isoform X5 encodes MERRLRALEQLARGEAGGCPGLDGLLDLLLALHHELSSGPLRRERSVAQFLSWASPFVSKVKELRLQRDDFEILKVIGRGAFGEVTVVRQRDTGQIFAMKMLHKWEMLKRAETACFREERDVLVKGDSRWVTTLHYAFQDEEYLYLVMDYYAGGDLLTLLSRFEDRLPPELAQFYLAEMVLAIHSLHQLGYVHRDVKPDNVLLDVNGHIRLADFGSCLRLNTNGMVDSSVAVGTPDYISPEILQAMEEGKGHYGPQCDWWSLGVCAYELLFGETPFYAESLVETYGKIMNHEDHLQFPPDVPDVPASAQDLIRQLLCRQEERLGRGGLDDFRNHPFFEGVDWERLASSTAPYIPELRGPMDTSNFDVDDDTLNHPGTLPPPSHGAFSGHHLPFVGFTYTSGSHSPESRSEAWAALERKLQCLEQEKVELSRKHQEALHAPTDHRELEQLRKEVQTLWDRLPEMLRDKASLSQTDGPPAGSPGQDSDLRQELDRLHRELAEGRAGLQAQEQELCRAQGQQEELLQRLQEAQEREAATASQTRALSSQLEEARAAQRELEAQVSSLSRQVTQLQGQWEQRLEESSQAKTIHTASETNGMGPPEGGPQEAQLRKEVAALREQLEQAHSHRPSGKEEALCQLQEENRRLSREQERLEAELAQEQESKQRLEGERRETESNWEAQLADILSWVNDEKVSRGYLQALATKMAEELESLRNVGTQTLPARPLDHQWKARRLQKMEASARLELQSALEAEIRAKQGLQERLTQVQEAQLQAERRLQEAEKQSQALQQELAMLREELRARGPVDTKPSNSLIPFLSFRSSEKDSAKDPGISGEATRHGGEPDLRPEGQRSLRMGAVFPRAPTANTASTEGLPAKGWGMGPWEALGNGCPPPQPGSHTLRPRSFPSPTKCLRCTSLMLGLGRQGLGCDACGYFCHTTCAPQAPPCPVPPDLLCTALGVHPETGTGTAYEGFLSVPRPSGVRRGWQRVFAALSDSRLLLFDAPDPRLSPPSRALLQVLDLRDPQFSATPVLASDVIHAQSRDLPRIFRVTTSQLAVPPTTCTVLLLAESEGERERWLQVLGELQRLLLDVRPRPRPVYTLKEAYDNGLPLLPHTLCAAILDQDRLALGTEEGLFVIHLRSNDIFQVGECRRVQQLTLSPSAGLLVVLCGRGPSVRLFALAELENIEVAGAKIPESRGCQALAAGSILQARTPVLCVAVKRQVLCYQLGPGPGPWQRRIRELQAPATVQSLGLLGDRLCVGAAGGFALYPLLNEAAPLALGAGLVPEELPPSRGGLGEALGAVELSLSEFLLLFTTAGIYVDGAGRKSRGQELLWPAAPMGWGAAPQSRGLPVPLRHREGPPDLPQEPAGREGRVRHPGPHRQQPAPAVPHQEQAPLLFPRVGGAAEAAAQGDAEGPFCALQAHLAAYQLQPPSTRGPCQRAARRQGQVPGSRREGPSCPRLRPTAAPQLLRGVAAPSLHGQRRPRWRRRPHEEETLDIPVQRVCVLPPGISEPCNLPNAGLRTAPKPPPIP; translated from the exons ATGGAGCGGCGGCTGCGCGCGCTGGAGCAGCTGGCGCGGGGCGAGGCCGGCGGCTGCCCGGGGCTCGACGGCCTCCTAGATCTGCTGCTGGCGCTGCACCACGAGCTCAGCAGCGGCCCCCTACGGCGGGAGCGCAGCGTGGCGCAGTTCCTGAGCTGGG CCAGCCCCTTCGTATCAAAGGTGAAAGAACTGCGTCTGCAGAGAGATGACTTTGAGATCTTGAAGGTGATCGGCCGAGGAGCCTTTGGGGAG GTCACCGTGGTGAGGCAGAGGGACACTGGGCAGATTTTTGCCATGAAAATGCTGCACAAGTGGGAGATGCTGAAGAGGGCTGAG ACAGCCTGTTTCCGGGAGGAGCGGGATGTGCTTGTGAAAGGGGACAGCCGCTGGGTGACCACTCTGCACTATGCCTTCCAAGACGAGGAGTACCTG TACCTTGTGATGGACTACTATGCCGGTGGAGACCTCCTGACGCTGCTGAGCCGCTTCGAGGACCGTCTCCCGCCCGAGCTGGCCCAGTTCTACCTGGCTGAGATGGTGCTGGCCATCCACTCGCTGCACCAGCTGGGTTATGTCCACAG GGATGTCAAGCCAGACAACGTCCTGCTGGATGTGAACGGTCACATTCGCCTGGCTGACTTCGGCTCCTGCCTGCGTCTCAACACCAACGGCATG gTGGATTCATCAGTGGCAGTAGGGACGCCGGACTATATCTCCCCTGAGATCCTGCAGGCCATGGAGGAGGGCAAGGGCCACTACGGCCCACAGTGTGACTGGTGGTCGCTTGGAGTCTGCGCCTATGAGCTGCTCTTTGGGGAGACGCCCTTCTATGCTGAGTCCTTGGTGGAAACCTACGGCAAGATCATGAACCACGAG GACCACCTGCAGTTCCCCCCGGACGTGCCTGACGTGCCAGCCAGCGCCCAAGACCTGATCCGCCAGCTGCTGTGTCGCCAGGAAGAGCGGCTAGGCCGTGGTGGGCTGGACGACTTCCGGAACCATCCTTTCTTCGAAGGCGTGGACTGGGAGCGGCTGGCGAGCAGCACGGCCCCCTATATTCCTGAGCTGCGGGGGCCCATGGACACCTCCAACTTTGATGTGGATGACGACACCCTCAACCATCCA GGGACCCTGCCACCGCCCTCCCACGGGGCCTTCTCCGGCCACCACCTGCCATTCGTGGGCTTCACCTACACCTCAGGCAG TCACAGTCCTGAGAGCAGATCTGAGGCTTGGGCTGCCCTGGAGCGGAAGCTCCAGTGTCTGGAGCAGGAGAAGGTGGAGCTGAGCAGGAAGCACCAAG AGGCCCTGCACGCCCCCACAGACCATCGGGAGCTGGAGCAGCTACGGAAGGAAGTGCAGACTCTGTGGGACAGGCTGCCAG AGATGCTGAGGGACAAGGCCTCATTGTCCCAGACGGATGGGCCCCCAGCTGGTAGCCCAGGTCAGGACAGTGACCTACGGCAGGAGCTTGACCGACTTCACCGG GAGCTGGCCGAGGGTCGGGCAGGGctgcaggctcaggagcaggagCTCTGCAGGGCCcaggggcagcaggaggagcTGCTTCAGAGGCTACAGGAGGCCCAGGAGAGAGAGGCGGCCACAGCTAGCCAGACCCGGGCCCTGAGCTCCCAGCTGGAGGAAGCCCGGGCTGCCCAGAGGGAG CTGGAGGCCCAGGTGTCCTCCCTGAGCCGGCAGGTGACGCAGCTGCAGGGACAGTGGGAGCAACGCCTTGAGGAGTCGTCCCAGGCCAAG ACCATCCACACAGCCTCTGAGACCAACGGGATGGGACCCCCCGAGGGTGGGCCTCAGGAGGCCCAACTGAGGAAGGAGGTGGCCGCCCTGCGAGAGCAGCTGGAGCAGGCCCACAGCCACAG GCCGAGTGGTAAGGAGGAGGCTCTGTGCCAGCTGCAGGAGGAAAACCGGAGGCTGAGCCGGGAGCAGGAGCGG CTAGAAGCAGAGCTGGCCCAGGAGCAGGAGAGCAAGCAGCGGCTGGAGGGTGAGCGGCGGGAGACGGAGAGCAACTGGGAGGCCCAGCTCGCCGACATCCTCAGCTG GGTGAACGATGAGAAGGTCTCAAGAGGCTACCTGCAGGCCCTGGCCACCAAGATGGCAGAGGAGCTGGAGTCCTTGAGGAACGTAGGCACCCAGACGCTCCCTGCCCGGCCACTG GACCACCAGTGGAAGGCGCGGCGACTGCAGAAGATGGAGGCCTCGGCCAGGCTGGAGCTGCAGTCAGCGCTGGAGGCCGAGATCCGCGCCAAGCAGGGCCTGCAGGAACGGCTGACGCAGGTGCAGGAGGCCCAGCTGCAGGCTGAGCG CCGTCTGCAGGAGGCCGAGAAGCAGAGCCAGGCCCTGCAACAGGAGCTCGCCATGCTGCGGGAGGAGCTGCGGGCCCGTGGGCCAGTGG ACACCAAGCCCTCAAACTCCCTGATTCCCTTCCTGTCCTTCCGGAGCTCAGAG aAGGATTCTGCCAAGGACCCTGGCATCTCAGGAGAGGCCACAAGGCATGGAGGAGAGCCAGATCTGAGGCCGGAGGGCCAACGCAGCCTGCGCATGGGG GCTGTGTTCCCCAGAGCACCCACTGCCAACACAGCCTCTACAGAAGGTCTTCCTGCTAAG GGATGGGGCATGGGGCCCTGGGAGGCCTTGGGTAATGGCTGTCCCCCTCCCCAGCCCGGCTCACACACGCTGCGCCCCCGGAGCTTCCCATCCCCGACCAAGTGTCTCCGCTGCACCTCGCTGATGCTGGGCCTGGGCCGCCAGGGCCTGGGTTGTGATG CCTGCGGCTACTTTTGTCACACAACCTGTGCCCCACAGGCCCCACCCTGCCCCGTGCCCCCTGACCTCCTCTGCACAGCCCTGGGAGTACACCCCGAAACAGGCACAGGCACTGCCTATGAGGGCTTTCTGTCG GTGCCGCGGCCCTCAGGTGTCCGGCGGGGCTGGCAGCGCGTGTTTGCTGCCCTGAGTGACTCACGCCTGCTGCTGTTTGATGCCCCTGACCCGAGGCTCAGCCCACCCAGCAGGGCCCTCCTGCAGGTCCTAGATCTGAG GGACCCCCAGTTCTCAGCTACCCCCGTCCTGGCCTCTGATGTCATCCATGCCCAATCCAGGGACCTGCCACGCATCTTTAGG GTGACAACCTCCCAGCTGGCAGTGCCACCCACCACGTGCACTGTGCTGCTGCTGGCAGAGAGCGAGGGGGAGCGGGAACGCTGGCTGCAGGTGCTGGGTGAGCTGCAGCGGCTGCTGCTGGACGTGCGGCCAAGACCCCGGCCCGTGTACACACTCAAGGAGGCTTACGACAACGGGCTGCCGCTGCTGCCTCACACGCTCTGCGCTGCCATCCTCG ACCAGGATCGACTTGCGCTTGGCACCGAGGAGGGGCTCTTTGTCATCCATCTGCGCAGCAACG ACATCTTCCAGGTGGGGGAGTGCCGGCGCGTGCAGCAGCTGACCTTGAGCCCCAGTGCAGGCCTGCTGGTCGTGCTGTGTGGCCGCGGCCCCAGCGTGCGTCTCTTTGCCCTGGCGGAGCTGGAGAACATAGAGGTAGCAGGTGCCAAGATCCCCGAGTCTCGAGGCTGCCAGGCGCTGGCAGCTGGAAGCATCCTGCAGGCCCGCACCCCGGTGCTCTGTGTAGCCGTCAAGCGCCAGGTGCTCTGCTACCAGCTGGGCCCGGGCCCTGGGCCCTGGCAGCGCCGCATCCGTGagctgcaggcacctgccactgtgcagAGCCTGGGGCTGCTGGGCGACCGGCTATGTGTGGGCGCCGCCGGTGGCTTTGCACTCTACCCGCTGCTCAACGAGGCTGCGCCGTTGGCGCTGGGGGCCGGTTTGGTGCCTGAGGAGCTGCCACCATCCCGCGGGGGCCTGGGTGAGGCACTGGGTGCCGTGGAGCTTAGCCTCAGCGAGTTCCTGCTACTCTTCACCACTGCTGGCATCTACGTGGATGGCGCAGGCCGCAAGTCTCGTGGCCAAGAGCTGTTGTGGCCAGCAGCGCCCATGGGCTGGG GTGCGGCCCCTCAATCCAGAGGGCTCCCTGTTCCTCTACGGCACCGAGAAGGTCCGCCTGACCTACCTCAGGAACCAGCTGGCAG AGAAGGACGAGTTCGACATCCCGGACCTCACCGACAACAGCCGGCGCCAGCTGTTCCGCACCAAGAGCAAGCGCCGCTTCTTTTTCCGCGTGTCGGAggagcagcagaagcagcagcgcAG GGAGATGCTGAAGGACCCTTTTGTGCGCTCCAAGCTCATCTCGCCGCCTACCAACTTCAACCACCTAGTACACGTGGGCCCTGCCAACGGGCGGCCCGGCGCCAGGGACAAGTCCCCG GCTCCCGAAGAGAAGGGCCGAGTTGCCCGCGGCTCCGGCCCACAGCGGCCCCACAGCTTCTCCGAGGCGTTGCGGCGCCCAGCCTCCATGGGCAGCGAAGGCCTCGGTGGAGAC